The following proteins are co-located in the Enoplosus armatus isolate fEnoArm2 chromosome 10, fEnoArm2.hap1, whole genome shotgun sequence genome:
- the hs6st2 gene encoding heparan-sulfate 6-O-sulfotransferase 2 isoform X2 yields MDEKSSSSSHHRLLIVMLMVLLFGVIMIQYVCPSKSECQMLHQLGSWFKDGSATGSRSSGNEIQDGLQKDPYVAEDGALVRFVPRFNFTKADLNRVVDFNIKGDDVIVFLHIQKTGGTTFGRHLVRNIQLERPCECHAGQKKCTCYRPGKKETWLFSRFSTGWSCGLHADWTELTSCVPSRMDSREVPENLRNYYYITILRDPVSRYLSEWRHVQRGATWKASLHVCDGRSPTLSELPSCYLGDDWSGCSLQEFMDCPFNLANNRQTRMLADLSLVGCYNVSAMSEEERWAVLLESAKRNLLGMAFFGLTEYQRKTQYLFERTFNLEFIAPFTQLNGTRASTVEVPPETQHRILQLNRWDVELYEYARDLFLQRFQVARQQERRQARERRQQERRRLRGRLTTKQGRQLKPTETPRQPDRHSVVTEEQQRGKADGNSVESEVLLPDWWDLDENGTMEDYVDNVEQW; encoded by the exons ATGGATGAgaaatccagcagcagcagccaccaccGGCTCCTGATCGTTATGCTCATGGTGTTGCTCTTTGGCGTCATTATGATCCAGTATGTGTGCCCAAGCAAGTCTGAGTGCCAGATGCTACACCAGCTGGGGTCCTGGTTTAAGGACGGCAGTGCAACTGGTTCCCGGAGCAGTGGCAATGAAATCCAAGACGGGCTCCAAAAAGATCCCTACGTTGCAGAAGACGGTGCTCTGGTACGCTTTGTCCCTCGCTTCAACTTCACCAAAGCCGATTTGAATCGCGTTGTAGACTTCAACATCAAAGGAGATGATGTTATAGTATTTCTGCACATTCAAAAAACGGGTGGCACGACGTTTGGTCGACACCTGGTGCGGAATATTCAGCTGGAGAGGCCCTGCGAGTGTCACGCAGGTCAGAAGAAATGCACCTGTTACCGGCCAGGTAAAAAGGAAACTTGGCTCTTTTCCCGTTTCTCCACCGGCTGGAGCTGCGGGCTTCATGCGGACTGGACTGAGCTGACCAGCTGCGTCCCGTCACGCATGGACTCACGAGAGGTTCCCGAGAATCT tAGGAACTATTATTATATAACCATCTTAAGAGACCCAGTATCACGCTACCTGAGTGAGTGGCGTCACGTGCAACGTGGTGCTACATGGAAGGCATCCTTACACGTGTGCGATGGACGTTCACCAACGCTGTCTGAGCTGCCAAGCTGCTACTTGGGAGATGACTGGTCAGGTTGCTCCCTGCAGGAGTTCATGGACTGCCCCTTTAACCTGGCCAACAACCGGCAGACCCGTATGCTGGCTGATCTCAGCCTGGTAGGTTGCTACAACGTCTCCGCCATGAGTGAGGAGGAGCGCTGGGCAGTACTCCTAGAGAGCGCCAAACGCAACTTACTCGGCATGGCCTTCTTTGGGCTGACTGAGTACCAGCGTAAAACCCAGTATCTGTTTGAGCGTACCTTCAACTTGGAGTTCATTGCACCCTTCACACAGCTCAACGGCACACGTGCCTCCACTGTTGAAGTACCTCCTGAGACGCAACACAGAATCCTCCAGCTAAACCGATGGGACGTAGAGCTGTATGAGTATGCCCGTGACCTTTTCCTGCAGCGTTTCCAGGTGGCGAGGCAGCAGGAGCGCAGGCAGGCCAGGGAGAGGcggcagcaggagaggaggcggCTCCGTGGAAGGCTTACAACAAAGCAAGGGAGGCAGCTGAAGCCCACAGAAACACCCCGTCAGCCTGACAGACACTCTGTAGTAactgaggagcagcagagggggaAGGCTGATGGAAACAGTGTGGAGTCAGAAGTGCTTCTCCCAGACTGGTGGGATCTGGATGAGAACGGCACTATGGAGGATTACGTGGACAATGTAGAACAGTGGTAG
- the hs6st2 gene encoding heparan-sulfate 6-O-sulfotransferase 2 isoform X1, with translation MDEKSSSSSHHRLLIVMLMVLLFGVIMIQYVCPSKSECQMLHQLGSWFKDGSATGSRSSGNEIQDGLQKDPYVAEDGALVRFVPRFNFTKADLNRVVDFNIKGDDVIVFLHIQKTGGTTFGRHLVRNIQLERPCECHAGQKKCTCYRPGKKETWLFSRFSTGWSCGLHADWTELTSCVPSRMDSREVPENLPSRNYYYITILRDPVSRYLSEWRHVQRGATWKASLHVCDGRSPTLSELPSCYLGDDWSGCSLQEFMDCPFNLANNRQTRMLADLSLVGCYNVSAMSEEERWAVLLESAKRNLLGMAFFGLTEYQRKTQYLFERTFNLEFIAPFTQLNGTRASTVEVPPETQHRILQLNRWDVELYEYARDLFLQRFQVARQQERRQARERRQQERRRLRGRLTTKQGRQLKPTETPRQPDRHSVVTEEQQRGKADGNSVESEVLLPDWWDLDENGTMEDYVDNVEQW, from the exons ATGGATGAgaaatccagcagcagcagccaccaccGGCTCCTGATCGTTATGCTCATGGTGTTGCTCTTTGGCGTCATTATGATCCAGTATGTGTGCCCAAGCAAGTCTGAGTGCCAGATGCTACACCAGCTGGGGTCCTGGTTTAAGGACGGCAGTGCAACTGGTTCCCGGAGCAGTGGCAATGAAATCCAAGACGGGCTCCAAAAAGATCCCTACGTTGCAGAAGACGGTGCTCTGGTACGCTTTGTCCCTCGCTTCAACTTCACCAAAGCCGATTTGAATCGCGTTGTAGACTTCAACATCAAAGGAGATGATGTTATAGTATTTCTGCACATTCAAAAAACGGGTGGCACGACGTTTGGTCGACACCTGGTGCGGAATATTCAGCTGGAGAGGCCCTGCGAGTGTCACGCAGGTCAGAAGAAATGCACCTGTTACCGGCCAGGTAAAAAGGAAACTTGGCTCTTTTCCCGTTTCTCCACCGGCTGGAGCTGCGGGCTTCATGCGGACTGGACTGAGCTGACCAGCTGCGTCCCGTCACGCATGGACTCACGAGAGGTTCCCGAGAATCTGCCCAG tAGGAACTATTATTATATAACCATCTTAAGAGACCCAGTATCACGCTACCTGAGTGAGTGGCGTCACGTGCAACGTGGTGCTACATGGAAGGCATCCTTACACGTGTGCGATGGACGTTCACCAACGCTGTCTGAGCTGCCAAGCTGCTACTTGGGAGATGACTGGTCAGGTTGCTCCCTGCAGGAGTTCATGGACTGCCCCTTTAACCTGGCCAACAACCGGCAGACCCGTATGCTGGCTGATCTCAGCCTGGTAGGTTGCTACAACGTCTCCGCCATGAGTGAGGAGGAGCGCTGGGCAGTACTCCTAGAGAGCGCCAAACGCAACTTACTCGGCATGGCCTTCTTTGGGCTGACTGAGTACCAGCGTAAAACCCAGTATCTGTTTGAGCGTACCTTCAACTTGGAGTTCATTGCACCCTTCACACAGCTCAACGGCACACGTGCCTCCACTGTTGAAGTACCTCCTGAGACGCAACACAGAATCCTCCAGCTAAACCGATGGGACGTAGAGCTGTATGAGTATGCCCGTGACCTTTTCCTGCAGCGTTTCCAGGTGGCGAGGCAGCAGGAGCGCAGGCAGGCCAGGGAGAGGcggcagcaggagaggaggcggCTCCGTGGAAGGCTTACAACAAAGCAAGGGAGGCAGCTGAAGCCCACAGAAACACCCCGTCAGCCTGACAGACACTCTGTAGTAactgaggagcagcagagggggaAGGCTGATGGAAACAGTGTGGAGTCAGAAGTGCTTCTCCCAGACTGGTGGGATCTGGATGAGAACGGCACTATGGAGGATTACGTGGACAATGTAGAACAGTGGTAG